A genomic segment from Oncorhynchus clarkii lewisi isolate Uvic-CL-2024 chromosome 12, UVic_Ocla_1.0, whole genome shotgun sequence encodes:
- the LOC139421188 gene encoding histone-lysine N-methyltransferase EZH1-like isoform X2 produces the protein MEEAPVSDPVPALIPTPTPCPASNIPSRSLLEWRKRVKSEYMRLRQLKRFKNAEEVKALFMSNRQKIEERTNLLNEEWSKLRIQSVPLSTPGGALPGKKLCMVEFGFPAFKAQAVAMRPLTTVAGIPFMYSWSPLQQNFMVEDETFLHNIPYMGDEVLEQDEAFLEELIDNYDGVHGDREGGFINDEIFKELVEALSQYSDQEEEEEEAKEKGGKEEEEKGVRKSAGEGTEEEKVGPTAFFRRKRRSVIEVRDLAAKKKIPHDKIFTAIASMFPYKGTTEELKEKYKDLLEPPSPVKLPPLCTPNIDGPFAKSVQREQSLHSFHTLFCRRCFKYDCFLHPFHATPNVYKRKSKEIRMETEPCGLDCFLLQKGAKEFADQEMLRSQRPRRRRRQPRPPSSSCPGPSGTTEEAKEVDSDHETTSSSESNSRCQTPTKLCPGEEHGEQVEPPVQWSGAEESLFRVLHGTYYNNFCSIARLISTKTCKQVYEFAVKEVLIHRVPLEDGGNSPQKKKRKHRLWAKIQLKKDNSSNQVYNYQPCDHPDHPCDSSCPCVMTQNFCEKFCQCEHECQNRFPGCRCKTQCNTKQCPCYLAVRECDPDLCMTCGAADHWDSKVVSCKNCSIQRGLKKHLLLAPSNVAGWGTFIKESVQKNEFISEYCGELISQDEADRRGRIYDKYMSSFLFNLNNDFVVDATRKGNKIRFANHSVNPNCYAKVVMVNGDHRIGIFAKRAILQGEELFFDYR, from the exons ATGGAGGAGGCCCCTGTCTCAGACCCAGTCCCGGCCCTGATCCCAACCCCAACACCTTGTCCTGCCTCCAACATACCCTCCCGTAGCCTGTTGGAGTGGAGGAAGAGGGTGAAGTCTGAGTACATGCGCCTCCGTCAGCTGAAACGCTTTAAAAACGCAGAGGAGGTCAAG GCCTTGTTCATGTCCAACCGGCAGAAGATAGAGGAACGTACCAACCTTCTGAACGAGGAGTGGTCCAAGCTGAGGATCCAGTCAGTTCCCCTGTCTACCCCAGGTGGAGCGCTACCCGGCAAAAAG TTGTGCATGGTGGAGTTTGGCTTCCCAGCGTTTAAAGCTCAGGCGGTTGCCATGCGGCCCCTGACGACCGTGGCAGGAATCCCCTTCATGTACTCCTGGTCCCCTCTGCAGCAGAACTTCATG GTGGAGGATGAGACGTTCCTCCATAACATCCCCTACATGGGAGACGAGGTGTTGGAGCAGGACGAGGCCTTCCTGGAGGAGCTCATCGACAACTATGACGGTGTCCATGGAGACAGAG AGGGAGGGTTCATCAACGACGAGATCTTTAAAGAGTTGGTGGAGGCCTTGAGCCAGTACTCAgaccaggaggaggaagaggaggaggcgaaggagaaaggggggaaagaggaggaggagaaaggggtgaGGAAGAGCGCTGGGGAAGGGACTGAAGAGGAAAAGGTGGGACCCACAGCCTTcttcaggaggaagaggaggagtgtcaTAGAGG TGAGGGATTTGGCTGCCAAAAAGAAGATCCCGCATGATAAGATATTCACGGCCATCGCCTCGATGTTCCCCTACAAGGGTACGACGGAGGAGCTGAAGGAAAA GTACAAGGACCTCCTGGAGCCCCCCAGCCCGGTAAAGCTGCCCCCCCTCTGCACCCCTAACATAGACGGGCCGTTCGCCAAGTCTGTCCAGCGGGAGCAGTCTCTGCACTCCTTCCATACGCTGTTCTGCAGGCGCTGCTTCAAATACGACTGCTTCCTCCACC CTTTTCACGCTACCCCCAATGTTTACAAGAGGAAGAGCAAGGAGATTCGCATGGAGACAGAGCCCTGTGGTCTGGACTGCTTTCTGCTACAG AAAGGGGCCAAAGAGTTTGCGGATCAGGAGATGCTGCGCTCCCAGAGGCCCCGGCGGCGGCGGCGACAGCCACGCCCTCCCAGCTCCAGCTGCCCTGGCCCGTCAGGCACCACTGAGGAGGCCAAGGAGGTGGATAGTGACCACGAGACCACCAGCTCCTCAG AGAGCAACTCTCGCTGTCAGACCCCCACCAAGCTGTGCCCGGGGGAGGAGCACGGGGAGCAGGTGgaacctcctgtccagtggagTGGGGCTGAGGAGTCTCTGTTCAGAGTGCTGCACGGAACCTACTACAACAACTTCTGCTCCATCGCTCGCCTCATCAGCACCAAGACCTGCAAACAG GTGTATGAGTTTGCTGTGAAAGAGGTCCTGATCCATCGTGTTCCGTTGGAGGATGGTGGCAACTCCcctcagaagaagaagaggaagcaCAG GTTATGGGCAAAGATACAGCTCAAGAAAG ATAACTCATCCAATCAGGTGTACAACTACCAGCCATGTGACCACCCGGACCACCCATGTGACAGCTCCTGTCCCTGTGTGATGACCCAGAATTTTTGTGAGAAGTTCTGCCAGTGTGAACACGAGT GCCAGAACCGTTTCCCGGGCTGCCGCTGTAAGACCCAGTGCAACACCAAGCAATGTCCCTGCTACCTGGCGGTGAGGGAATGTGACCCAGATCTGTGTATGACCTGTGGAGCCGCGGACCACTGGGACAGCAAGGTAGTCTCCTGCAAGAACTGCAGCATCCAAAGGGGGCTCAAGAAG CACCTCCTGCTTGCCCCCTCAAACGTGGCAGGGTGGGGCACCTTCATCAAAGAGTCCGTTCAGAAGAATGAGTTCATCTCAGAGTACTGTGGAGAG ctAATCTCGCAGGATGAGGCGGACCGACGGGGGAGGATCTACGACAAATACATGTCCAGCTTCCTCTTCAACCTGAACAATG ACTTTGTCGTGGACGCCACAAGGAAAGGGAATAAAATCAGATTTGCGAATCACTCGGTGAACCCAAACTGCTACGCTAAGG TGGTCATGGTGAATGGAGACCACCGCATCGGGATCTTTGCCAAACGGGCTATCCTACAGGGGGAGGAGCTCTTCTTCGACTATAGGTAG
- the LOC139421188 gene encoding histone-lysine N-methyltransferase EZH1-like isoform X1 codes for MEEAPVSDPVPALIPTPTPCPASNIPSRSLLEWRKRVKSEYMRLRQLKRFKNAEEVKALFMSNRQKIEERTNLLNEEWSKLRIQSVPLSTPGGALPGKKLCMVEFGFPAFKAQAVAMRPLTTVAGIPFMYSWSPLQQNFMVEDETFLHNIPYMGDEVLEQDEAFLEELIDNYDGVHGDREGGFINDEIFKELVEALSQYSDQEEEEEEAKEKGGKEEEEKGVRKSAGEGTEEEKVGPTAFFRRKRRSVIEVRDLAAKKKIPHDKIFTAIASMFPYKGTTEELKEKYKDLLEPPSPVKLPPLCTPNIDGPFAKSVQREQSLHSFHTLFCRRCFKYDCFLHPFHATPNVYKRKSKEIRMETEPCGLDCFLLQKGAKEFADQEMLRSQRPRRRRRQPRPPSSSCPGPSGTTEEAKEVDSDHETTSSSESNSRCQTPTKLCPGEEHGEQVEPPVQWSGAEESLFRVLHGTYYNNFCSIARLISTKTCKQVYEFAVKEVLIHRVPLEDGGNSPQKKKRKHRLWAKIQLKKDNSSNQVYNYQPCDHPDHPCDSSCPCVMTQNFCEKFCQCEHECQNRFPGCRCKTQCNTKQCPCYLAVRECDPDLCMTCGAADHWDSKVVSCKNCSIQRGLKKHLLLAPSNVAGWGTFIKESVQKNEFISEYCGELISQDEADRRGRIYDKYMSSFLFNLNNDFVVDATRKGNKIRFANHSVNPNCYAKVVMVNGDHRIGIFAKRAILQGEELFFDYRYSQDDALKYVGIEREVDMA; via the exons ATGGAGGAGGCCCCTGTCTCAGACCCAGTCCCGGCCCTGATCCCAACCCCAACACCTTGTCCTGCCTCCAACATACCCTCCCGTAGCCTGTTGGAGTGGAGGAAGAGGGTGAAGTCTGAGTACATGCGCCTCCGTCAGCTGAAACGCTTTAAAAACGCAGAGGAGGTCAAG GCCTTGTTCATGTCCAACCGGCAGAAGATAGAGGAACGTACCAACCTTCTGAACGAGGAGTGGTCCAAGCTGAGGATCCAGTCAGTTCCCCTGTCTACCCCAGGTGGAGCGCTACCCGGCAAAAAG TTGTGCATGGTGGAGTTTGGCTTCCCAGCGTTTAAAGCTCAGGCGGTTGCCATGCGGCCCCTGACGACCGTGGCAGGAATCCCCTTCATGTACTCCTGGTCCCCTCTGCAGCAGAACTTCATG GTGGAGGATGAGACGTTCCTCCATAACATCCCCTACATGGGAGACGAGGTGTTGGAGCAGGACGAGGCCTTCCTGGAGGAGCTCATCGACAACTATGACGGTGTCCATGGAGACAGAG AGGGAGGGTTCATCAACGACGAGATCTTTAAAGAGTTGGTGGAGGCCTTGAGCCAGTACTCAgaccaggaggaggaagaggaggaggcgaaggagaaaggggggaaagaggaggaggagaaaggggtgaGGAAGAGCGCTGGGGAAGGGACTGAAGAGGAAAAGGTGGGACCCACAGCCTTcttcaggaggaagaggaggagtgtcaTAGAGG TGAGGGATTTGGCTGCCAAAAAGAAGATCCCGCATGATAAGATATTCACGGCCATCGCCTCGATGTTCCCCTACAAGGGTACGACGGAGGAGCTGAAGGAAAA GTACAAGGACCTCCTGGAGCCCCCCAGCCCGGTAAAGCTGCCCCCCCTCTGCACCCCTAACATAGACGGGCCGTTCGCCAAGTCTGTCCAGCGGGAGCAGTCTCTGCACTCCTTCCATACGCTGTTCTGCAGGCGCTGCTTCAAATACGACTGCTTCCTCCACC CTTTTCACGCTACCCCCAATGTTTACAAGAGGAAGAGCAAGGAGATTCGCATGGAGACAGAGCCCTGTGGTCTGGACTGCTTTCTGCTACAG AAAGGGGCCAAAGAGTTTGCGGATCAGGAGATGCTGCGCTCCCAGAGGCCCCGGCGGCGGCGGCGACAGCCACGCCCTCCCAGCTCCAGCTGCCCTGGCCCGTCAGGCACCACTGAGGAGGCCAAGGAGGTGGATAGTGACCACGAGACCACCAGCTCCTCAG AGAGCAACTCTCGCTGTCAGACCCCCACCAAGCTGTGCCCGGGGGAGGAGCACGGGGAGCAGGTGgaacctcctgtccagtggagTGGGGCTGAGGAGTCTCTGTTCAGAGTGCTGCACGGAACCTACTACAACAACTTCTGCTCCATCGCTCGCCTCATCAGCACCAAGACCTGCAAACAG GTGTATGAGTTTGCTGTGAAAGAGGTCCTGATCCATCGTGTTCCGTTGGAGGATGGTGGCAACTCCcctcagaagaagaagaggaagcaCAG GTTATGGGCAAAGATACAGCTCAAGAAAG ATAACTCATCCAATCAGGTGTACAACTACCAGCCATGTGACCACCCGGACCACCCATGTGACAGCTCCTGTCCCTGTGTGATGACCCAGAATTTTTGTGAGAAGTTCTGCCAGTGTGAACACGAGT GCCAGAACCGTTTCCCGGGCTGCCGCTGTAAGACCCAGTGCAACACCAAGCAATGTCCCTGCTACCTGGCGGTGAGGGAATGTGACCCAGATCTGTGTATGACCTGTGGAGCCGCGGACCACTGGGACAGCAAGGTAGTCTCCTGCAAGAACTGCAGCATCCAAAGGGGGCTCAAGAAG CACCTCCTGCTTGCCCCCTCAAACGTGGCAGGGTGGGGCACCTTCATCAAAGAGTCCGTTCAGAAGAATGAGTTCATCTCAGAGTACTGTGGAGAG ctAATCTCGCAGGATGAGGCGGACCGACGGGGGAGGATCTACGACAAATACATGTCCAGCTTCCTCTTCAACCTGAACAATG ACTTTGTCGTGGACGCCACAAGGAAAGGGAATAAAATCAGATTTGCGAATCACTCGGTGAACCCAAACTGCTACGCTAAGG TGGTCATGGTGAATGGAGACCACCGCATCGGGATCTTTGCCAAACGGGCTATCCTACAGGGGGAGGAGCTCTTCTTCGACTATAG GTACAGCCAGGATGATGCCCTGAAGTATGTGGGCATAGAGAGAGAAGTCGACATGGCCTAG